The Sorangiineae bacterium MSr11367 genome window below encodes:
- a CDS encoding prolyl oligopeptidase family serine peptidase: MIRPIHPGSPSFRRRLLSLVPLVPLVPIVAVAAACGGETPAAEAPHRNQPLTNALKDATKPATTEADAGAASHAYSGHGASSVPKEVIAKFAAPPLPEDLSRTFQSMLDVRAPSGGRLSPNGKTLYMTWNVTGTSQVWRVDGAQHFPVQMTGGEDQTTLADVAPDGSFLVLQRDRKGEENPGIYLQDPKGGKLTVVAHKPGVQSTFQFLSDDGKYIYYRSNDVKPSSYVLYRYDRAKNAREVVFDQEGIWGIADHRPAAPNSPELKLLLQKEVGGDMNEYYEWDTSKKTLTPLFGQGEKEDYEATYGAKDGEILVQTSHLSEFKRLYRWDLAQKKFTPIVAEIPHEISNFEVDHAKTRIAYTINDQGYTRLKIIDARTYKDITPPAIAKLTGDHVSFGTVSRDGRYLSVSVDNGKGPRTSYIYDWKAGSLTAWHTPSSPEVDGATFAPAKLESFPARDGTAIPMFVRRPEPSRCAARPCPVLVMFHGGPEGQAVPGFSPVLQAFVDAGFILVEPNVRGSSGYGKTWLHADDGPKRLNIITDIEDVSKFIRANWGEGGKAPKIGVWGGSYGGYSTLVAMTMFAGAYDAGSSNVGISNLMTFLQNTAPYRRILRISEYGDPERDKDALIKLSPSTHIDKLSAPLQIIQGASDPRVPVGESLQMYDLLQKKNVPSQLIIFADEGHGAQKRDNRVLQFGHILRFFKENLLGNAK, encoded by the coding sequence ATGATCCGCCCGATTCACCCTGGTTCGCCGTCCTTTCGTCGTCGCTTGCTGTCGCTCGTGCCGCTCGTGCCGCTCGTGCCCATCGTTGCGGTGGCCGCGGCGTGTGGCGGTGAGACCCCCGCTGCGGAGGCACCGCATCGGAATCAACCGCTTACGAATGCGCTGAAGGACGCCACCAAGCCGGCGACCACGGAAGCGGATGCGGGAGCGGCGTCGCATGCGTACTCGGGCCACGGTGCGTCGAGTGTGCCGAAAGAGGTCATTGCCAAGTTCGCGGCGCCTCCCCTTCCCGAGGACCTGTCGCGCACCTTCCAGTCGATGCTCGACGTGCGAGCACCTTCGGGTGGGCGGCTGAGCCCGAATGGCAAGACCTTGTACATGACCTGGAACGTCACCGGGACGAGTCAGGTTTGGCGGGTGGACGGGGCGCAGCACTTTCCCGTTCAAATGACGGGCGGCGAAGATCAGACGACCTTGGCCGATGTCGCGCCCGATGGCAGCTTTCTCGTGCTCCAACGCGATCGCAAAGGCGAGGAGAACCCGGGGATCTACCTTCAGGATCCCAAGGGCGGAAAGCTCACCGTGGTGGCCCACAAGCCGGGCGTGCAGTCGACGTTCCAGTTCCTGAGCGACGACGGAAAGTACATTTACTATCGCTCGAATGACGTCAAACCGAGCTCGTACGTCCTTTATCGTTACGACCGCGCCAAGAACGCGCGCGAGGTCGTCTTCGATCAAGAAGGCATTTGGGGCATTGCCGACCATCGGCCGGCCGCTCCCAATTCGCCGGAGTTGAAGCTCCTCCTCCAAAAGGAAGTGGGGGGCGACATGAACGAGTATTACGAGTGGGACACGTCGAAAAAGACGCTCACGCCACTCTTCGGTCAGGGCGAGAAAGAGGATTATGAGGCGACGTACGGCGCCAAAGATGGCGAAATCCTGGTGCAGACGTCCCACCTGAGCGAATTCAAGCGACTTTATCGTTGGGACCTTGCGCAGAAGAAGTTCACGCCCATCGTGGCGGAGATTCCGCACGAGATCTCCAACTTCGAAGTGGACCACGCGAAGACGCGAATCGCCTACACGATCAACGATCAGGGCTATACACGCCTCAAGATCATCGATGCCCGCACGTACAAGGACATCACGCCGCCAGCCATCGCGAAGCTCACGGGCGACCACGTCAGCTTCGGAACCGTGTCACGCGACGGCCGGTATCTGTCGGTCAGTGTGGATAACGGAAAAGGACCACGGACGAGCTACATTTACGATTGGAAGGCGGGCTCGCTCACCGCATGGCACACTCCGAGCTCGCCGGAGGTCGACGGTGCGACGTTCGCGCCCGCCAAGCTGGAAAGCTTTCCCGCGCGCGATGGAACGGCCATTCCAATGTTCGTCCGGAGGCCGGAACCGTCACGTTGCGCGGCGCGTCCGTGCCCCGTGCTCGTCATGTTCCACGGCGGCCCGGAGGGCCAAGCTGTCCCGGGCTTCTCGCCGGTGCTGCAGGCCTTCGTCGATGCGGGGTTCATCCTGGTGGAGCCGAACGTCCGAGGAAGCAGCGGCTATGGGAAAACGTGGCTTCATGCCGACGACGGGCCCAAGCGCCTCAACATCATCACCGACATCGAAGACGTATCGAAGTTCATCCGCGCCAATTGGGGGGAGGGAGGCAAAGCTCCCAAGATTGGAGTCTGGGGCGGCAGCTACGGTGGTTATTCGACCTTGGTTGCCATGACGATGTTCGCCGGGGCGTACGATGCAGGCTCGTCCAACGTGGGCATTAGCAATCTGATGACCTTTTTGCAGAACACGGCGCCCTATCGGCGCATTCTGCGCATCAGCGAATATGGCGACCCCGAGCGCGACAAGGATGCGTTGATCAAGCTTTCGCCCAGCACGCACATCGACAAGCTGTCGGCACCGCTGCAGATCATCCAGGGTGCCAGCGATCCTCGGGTGCCCGTCGGGGAGTCGCTGCAGATGTACGATCTTCTGCAGAAGAAGAATGTGCCCTCGCAGCTGATCATCTTTGCCGACGAAGGGCACGGCGCGCAGAAACGCGACAACCGCGTGCTGCAGTTCGGGCACATTTTGCGATTCTTCAAAGAGAACCTGTTGGGCAACGCCAAATGA
- a CDS encoding cupin domain-containing protein: MSKVPPFIVHEDDVPEVEGRYRAPFDGEALSWDRDLGRAAGTVNLGMSKTRLPPGRRTSFTHAHSEEEELVYVVAGECAVRLVEPGQAPREYALRAGHTVAFPAGTGIAHTFVNRGSEDCTLLTIGERKDATDRVFYPEEQDAAYEAHMVTDRPGRHWKRV, translated from the coding sequence ATGAGCAAAGTGCCTCCCTTCATCGTGCACGAGGACGACGTTCCCGAGGTCGAAGGGCGCTATCGGGCGCCTTTCGACGGGGAGGCGCTCTCTTGGGATCGCGATCTTGGGCGGGCTGCGGGGACGGTGAACCTCGGAATGAGCAAAACCCGGCTTCCGCCGGGGCGGCGTACGAGCTTTACGCATGCGCATTCCGAGGAAGAGGAGCTCGTCTACGTTGTCGCCGGGGAGTGTGCCGTGCGGCTCGTGGAGCCTGGGCAGGCTCCGCGGGAGTACGCCTTGCGGGCGGGGCATACGGTGGCGTTCCCGGCGGGAACGGGGATTGCGCATACCTTCGTCAATCGAGGTAGTGAGGATTGCACCCTGCTCACCATTGGCGAGCGGAAGGATGCGACCGATCGCGTCTTTTATCCGGAAGAGCAGGATGCAGCCTACGAGGCGCATATGGTCACGGACCGGCCGGGGCGGCACTGGAAACGGGTATAA
- a CDS encoding nitronate monooxygenase yields the protein MSTAEKLCARLGVRVPIFQAPIGRIASPELAAAVAQAGGVGHLACTWDKPDDLRRRIREVRAHTSAFGVNFVLEFPIEENLAIALEEGVRIVSFFWGVSEKHIARVHAAGALAIQVIGSVQEAIDAVKVSPDAIVAQGYEAGGHVRGTASTMVLVPRVVDVAGDIPVIAAGGIADRRGVAAALALGAAGVWVGTRFLASREADIHSIYQERILASSEEDTVHSELFDLGWPNAALRTLRNSTVRAWEAAGRPSAPNRPGEGEIVGQRANGANMLRYDFGSPTRAAQGNTEAMAHYAGQGVGLVHSVEPAAHIVQELASGLG from the coding sequence ATGAGTACCGCCGAGAAGCTGTGCGCGCGACTCGGCGTTCGCGTTCCCATTTTTCAAGCGCCGATCGGGCGCATTGCCTCGCCGGAGTTGGCTGCGGCCGTCGCGCAGGCCGGCGGAGTGGGGCATCTGGCATGCACCTGGGACAAGCCGGACGATCTTCGCCGTCGCATTCGCGAGGTGCGCGCGCACACGAGCGCGTTCGGCGTCAATTTCGTGCTCGAGTTTCCCATCGAGGAGAACCTGGCGATTGCGCTCGAAGAAGGCGTGCGCATCGTTTCCTTCTTCTGGGGCGTCTCGGAAAAGCATATTGCGCGCGTGCACGCGGCGGGCGCCTTGGCCATTCAGGTCATTGGCTCGGTCCAAGAAGCCATTGACGCGGTCAAAGTTAGCCCGGATGCCATCGTCGCCCAAGGGTACGAAGCAGGAGGCCACGTTCGCGGCACCGCGTCGACGATGGTCCTCGTTCCACGCGTGGTCGACGTCGCAGGCGATATCCCCGTCATCGCGGCGGGTGGCATCGCCGATCGCCGCGGCGTGGCCGCCGCCCTTGCACTCGGCGCAGCGGGTGTATGGGTCGGCACCCGCTTTCTCGCATCCCGCGAGGCCGACATCCATTCCATCTATCAGGAGCGCATCCTCGCGTCGTCCGAGGAAGACACGGTGCACTCGGAACTCTTCGACCTGGGGTGGCCAAACGCCGCACTTCGCACATTGCGAAATAGCACGGTGCGCGCATGGGAAGCCGCCGGACGCCCCTCCGCACCGAACCGCCCCGGCGAAGGCGAAATCGTGGGCCAACGCGCCAACGGGGCCAACATGCTTCGTTACGATTTCGGCTCCCCGACACGCGCTGCCCAGGGGAATACGGAGGCCATGGCGCACTATGCCGGCCAAGGTGTGGGCCTCGTGCACTCCGTCGAACCGGCCGCGCACATCGTTCAGGAACTCGCGTCAGGACTTGGCTAG
- a CDS encoding (2Fe-2S) ferredoxin domain-containing protein, with translation MPHREHYLFVCINRRDDANPRGSCAQKGSEIIAAKLKGALKAKGVARTVRACTASCLDMCESGVSIVQEPEHVVYGHVTVDDVDEIVDAAMLGQVVERLVVARGGSTP, from the coding sequence ATGCCGCACCGAGAGCATTATCTATTCGTGTGCATCAATCGGCGGGATGATGCCAATCCGCGCGGCTCGTGCGCGCAAAAAGGCTCGGAGATCATCGCCGCCAAGCTGAAAGGCGCGCTGAAAGCGAAGGGCGTAGCGCGCACGGTGCGCGCTTGCACGGCGAGTTGCCTCGATATGTGCGAATCAGGGGTCAGCATCGTGCAGGAGCCCGAGCATGTCGTCTATGGCCACGTCACGGTGGACGACGTGGACGAGATTGTCGACGCGGCGATGCTTGGCCAGGTGGTGGAGCGGCTCGTCGTCGCCCGGGGCGGATCGACGCCATGA